A window from Nitrospirota bacterium encodes these proteins:
- a CDS encoding antitoxin, RHH family protein yields MHGKNPRINVVLERPLYQVIQKKAKRDGLSMSLVVRDMVKEAMELHEDIGLAKFSEEREKTYSKSKSLTHKEIWSS; encoded by the coding sequence ATGCATGGGAAAAACCCGAGAATCAATGTCGTTCTTGAACGACCCCTTTACCAAGTCATTCAAAAAAAGGCCAAAAGGGATGGATTATCCATGTCGCTGGTTGTCCGGGATATGGTCAAAGAAGCCATGGAGCTTCATGAAGATATTGGATTGGCCAAATTTTCCGAAGAAAGGGAAAAAACCTATTCAAAAAGCAAGTCTTTAACCCATAAAGAGATTTGGTCCAGTTGA
- a CDS encoding MerR family DNA-binding protein produces the protein MSSQKLTVSQLARIAGVGPDSIRHYERIGLVPRAERSPAGYRFWTAREVQYLKWVAPAKRAGFTLHELVEIFRMYREGSPPCRTVRDLLKQKLSDLDRQIDDLSTLRTKLRQVLLRWKGRLRRASSGDFVPLFDELYDVPITQSTAVLKRKNRKGGKQ, from the coding sequence ATGTCGTCTCAGAAATTAACGGTCAGCCAACTTGCGCGTATCGCAGGCGTGGGGCCGGATAGCATCCGCCACTATGAGCGAATCGGGCTCGTGCCGAGGGCGGAACGCTCTCCAGCCGGATATCGATTCTGGACTGCGCGAGAAGTCCAGTATCTCAAGTGGGTGGCCCCGGCTAAGCGCGCAGGTTTTACGCTGCACGAGCTGGTCGAAATCTTTCGGATGTACCGCGAGGGAAGTCCCCCATGTCGCACGGTCCGAGATCTCCTCAAGCAGAAACTTTCTGATTTGGATCGGCAGATTGACGATCTGTCGACTCTGCGCACCAAACTGAGACAAGTGCTCTTGCGATGGAAAGGACGACTTCGTCGGGCATCGTCGGGCGACTTTGTGCCCCTCTTTGATGAACTGTATGACGTACCCATCACACAATCAACAGCGGTTTTGAAGCGAAAAAACCGAAAAGGAGGAAAGCAATGA
- a CDS encoding AbrB/MazE/SpoVT family DNA-binding domain-containing protein, which yields MKTTKLSSKGQVILPKSVRVAHHWEPGVKLAVEDREDGVLLRPVKPFKTTTLKEVMGCVGFKGPVKTLKDMEEAIAAEARAKK from the coding sequence ATGAAAACCACTAAATTATCCAGTAAAGGTCAGGTCATTTTGCCAAAGTCAGTGAGAGTGGCTCATCACTGGGAGCCAGGCGTTAAGCTTGCTGTCGAAGATCGAGAAGACGGAGTCTTATTAAGACCGGTTAAACCGTTTAAGACAACGACCTTAAAGGAAGTCATGGGGTGTGTTGGATTTAAGGGGCCCGTTAAGACTTTAAAAGATATGGAAGAAGCGATTGCCGCGGAGGCCAGAGCAAAAAAATGA
- a CDS encoding antibiotic biosynthesis monooxygenase, whose product MMYILVNFHVQPSKVHEFESLHSALAQFMSGQPGCIEVKVHRSLKNPQEYVVYGTWESKEAWERAHQTAEFKTQFQNLPIEQHTLSSASFFEEAYSYKGGIGKHCSK is encoded by the coding sequence ATGATGTACATTTTGGTAAATTTTCATGTCCAACCGTCCAAGGTCCATGAGTTTGAATCACTTCATAGCGCGCTTGCACAGTTTATGAGCGGCCAACCTGGATGCATTGAGGTAAAGGTTCACCGGTCGCTGAAGAATCCTCAGGAGTATGTCGTGTACGGAACCTGGGAAAGCAAAGAGGCTTGGGAGCGGGCGCATCAAACCGCAGAATTTAAGACTCAGTTTCAGAATCTGCCGATTGAACAGCACACGCTCTCAAGCGCAAGCTTCTTTGAGGAAGCCTATTCCTACAAGGGCGGTATCGGCAAGCATTGTTCTAAATGA